The following proteins are encoded in a genomic region of Streptomyces sp. NBC_01723:
- a CDS encoding amidase: MKVNEYVRLDAVGLALLVARGEVTPAELEDAAREATLEVNGRVNAVVETWPTDDEPVPGGTPLAGVPFLIKDIGVTMAGRRSELGSRLAAGNVAPADSFLMRRFRRAGLVTFGRTATPELAYSITTEPVLYGPTRNPWDLERSAGGSSGGAGAAVAAGVVPLAHATDAAGSLRIPAACNGLFGLKPTRGRVSLGPDADETFNGLAVQGGVSRTVRDSAALLDRILGPEPGDPYAARQPSRPYLEEVTRAPGVLRIGVLTQAWGGRRTAPPVADALTRTVRLLESLGHTVEEATVGLGADWEEFLSATARLFTANLAATVDAVATAFGLPADTSTLEPATLTSYHYGQRVSGPELVAALAIRNAVARSLGRYFATHDVLLTPTLPELPMPLGTYTEDASALDGAGWIDRLNDRSPFTLAFNVAGNPAMSVPLTADPGTGLPIGMQFAADHGREDLLFRLAGQLERAQPWADRTPVVRAGSHPGRGTSL; this comes from the coding sequence ATGAAAGTGAACGAGTACGTGCGTCTCGACGCGGTCGGCCTCGCGCTGCTGGTGGCCCGGGGCGAGGTGACCCCCGCCGAACTCGAGGACGCCGCACGCGAGGCCACGCTCGAGGTCAACGGGCGGGTCAACGCCGTCGTGGAGACCTGGCCCACCGACGACGAGCCGGTTCCGGGCGGCACGCCGCTGGCCGGGGTGCCCTTCCTGATCAAGGACATCGGGGTCACCATGGCCGGGAGGCGCTCGGAGCTGGGCAGCCGCCTCGCGGCCGGGAACGTCGCCCCCGCCGACTCCTTCCTGATGCGGCGCTTCCGCCGCGCCGGCCTCGTGACGTTCGGCCGTACCGCGACGCCGGAACTGGCCTACAGCATCACCACGGAGCCCGTGCTGTACGGTCCGACCCGCAATCCGTGGGACCTGGAGCGCAGCGCGGGCGGCTCCAGCGGGGGTGCGGGCGCGGCCGTCGCAGCCGGGGTCGTGCCGCTCGCCCACGCCACCGACGCCGCCGGCTCGCTGCGGATTCCCGCCGCCTGCAACGGACTCTTCGGTCTGAAGCCCACCCGCGGCCGCGTCTCCCTGGGCCCCGACGCCGACGAGACCTTCAACGGCCTCGCCGTGCAGGGCGGCGTGAGCCGGACCGTCCGTGACAGCGCGGCGCTGCTCGACCGCATCCTGGGACCGGAACCCGGCGACCCCTACGCCGCCCGACAGCCTTCCCGCCCCTACCTGGAGGAAGTCACCCGTGCGCCGGGCGTGCTGCGGATCGGCGTCCTCACCCAGGCCTGGGGCGGCCGTCGCACCGCCCCGCCGGTGGCCGACGCGCTCACCCGCACCGTGCGGCTGCTCGAATCGCTCGGCCACACGGTGGAGGAGGCCACGGTCGGTCTCGGAGCGGACTGGGAGGAGTTCCTGTCGGCCACCGCCCGGCTGTTCACGGCCAACCTCGCCGCCACGGTCGACGCCGTGGCCACCGCCTTCGGACTCCCGGCCGACACCTCCACGCTCGAACCGGCCACCCTCACGAGCTACCACTACGGACAGCGCGTCAGCGGCCCCGAACTCGTCGCCGCCCTCGCGATACGCAACGCGGTCGCGCGGAGCCTGGGGCGGTACTTCGCCACCCACGACGTCCTCCTCACTCCCACGCTCCCGGAGCTTCCGATGCCGCTGGGCACCTACACCGAGGATGCGTCGGCGCTGGACGGAGCCGGCTGGATCGACCGGCTCAACGACCGTTCGCCGTTCACCCTGGCGTTCAACGTGGCCGGCAACCCCGCCATGTCCGTGCCGCTGACCGCCGACCCCGGCACGGGGCTGCCGATCGGCATGCAGTTCGCCGCCGATCACGGACGCGAGGACCTGCTCTTCCGCCTCGCGGGGCAACTCGAACGGGCCCAGCCGTGGGCGGACCGCACCCCCGTGGTCCGGGCCGGGAGCCATCCCGGCCGCGGCACCTCCCTGTGA